Genomic segment of Geminocystis herdmanii PCC 6308:
GGTTTCATTCTTCAACCCAACCTACAAGATAAATAAATGGGTGGGCAATGCCCACCTTTTTTTTGTGTAAAAATAAATATATTATTGTTTATAATTTCGTTAACTATTGAGGATATTAAAAATGTTAGTATTATATTAATTAAGTCAAGGAGGTAGTTGTGGTCAAAATTTTTTCTCCAAAACAGCAAAATCCCAATTTTTTGTCAAATAAACTCATTGGTATAGACGAGCAAAAAAAAATATTAGAAGCCTTTTGTAATTTTGTTTGGTCACAAGATTGGCAGGAACAATCTAAAACACTTCATTTTATGTCAACCATTTTATTATATGGTCCACCCGGAACGGGAAAAACATCATTGTTAAAAGAAGTTGCTAATAATTTTGAAATAAATGGTATTAAGTATTATCGAGAAAGTTTAGACCTTTTGGTTGATAAAGAGTTAGGGGAAACATCAAAAGCAATTAAAGAGTTATTTGAGCAAATTATTGAACAGGGAAAATGTGGAAAAAAAGTATTTTTACAGTTAGATGATATAGATTCTGTGTTATCTTCTCGTTTTATGAGTAATGAATCATCAGGGGTTAGACGAGGGGTTAATACCTTCTTGATACAATTAGATGAATTATTACAAATAGATTTTGAATACACTCCCGTGATTGCCGCTACAACAAATATGTTTTCAAATTTAGATTCAGCTATTAAAAGGAGATTTTCTTTAAAGATTAAAGTTGATCCTATTTTAAATAGAATACAACTTGAGGATTTGTTGAGTCCCATTGAAAAAATAATTGGTAGTCAATTACAAATTGATTATGATTTAATAGAAAGTATTACTAAAGAAAAAAAATTTACTCCTTATGATATTATATTAGTTATGCAAAAGTTATTTTTAAATAGCTTAATTGGAAATGAAATTCAATTTCAACAGTTTATTGACGAATTAAATAGTTCTGAATCATCAAAAGTGTCTTTTGAAAAACAAGAACAGGCTTATTCTTTACTTCAATAAAGGAGAATTATGACAGATACAAGAAGTTCGGGAAGGAAAACTATTGATTCATACATCAAACATGAGGATATGGTTGATAATGCGGTTAAATTAGGCGCAAAAAATGGTTTAAAAGTGGAAGCTACTACTGAGAATGACTCAAGAGGAGACATCAAAGTAGCAAAGGAAGATTCAAAAAAATATTTGGATTTACTCGGAGATACTATTGATAAAAATCAAGCAAGGAGAAATAAGTAATGTCCGAAAATTCTGATTATATTGAAGTTAAAGCATATTCTTCCGCTATACCTCCAAGCAAAGCTAAAAAAATAGCTGAAAAAGGAGTTTCGGGGGTTATCTCAGGTGGACCTATATCGGATAAATCAAAAAAAATATTTAATGATCATGATATATGGTATCGAGAAAATGTTGAACCCAGTGATTTAGAATCTGAAAGTAGAGAAATAGAAAAGGAGAATTAATATGGATTTTGACTTTTATGATAAAAAATTAAAACCAGTTGGAACAGTTAGTGTTGGAGCAGAATTAATGAAAAAAATTATGTCAACTACAACTATCCCTAAATTAGAAACTAATGGAGAACTTCCTCCAGATAGTTCTCTTGACAAAGATGAACTCAGTGATTTGATTACATTGTCAACTATAGAAAAAGATTTTATTGGCAAAGAATTAAGTGAACTTTTATCAGGAGAATTTTATAAAGAAATTGAGGACAAAAAACGAAATTCAATATCAGATTATGGTGAAACAATACAAGAAAAAATTTCCGATGACAGCAATAACACTCATAAAAGCAACGCACAAGTTGTTGTAGAGTTACTTTCATATCTTGTAAATGACAACATTACTCATTTTCGTTTAGGTTAATAAAATTTTTCTTATGTGATAGTTGATTACTGTAGAAGATAGGAAAAATACTTAAAAATCAAGGTTTTGTTATATGTAAACACAAATACACAAAAATCTTGTCAAAAAATTATGGCACAAGTTCGTCTAAGAATCTTTCAAGTGTTATTTAAAATATTATAAAAAGCATTCTTTCTTTCGTTTTGACGATAAAACAAACGATTGGTTTGTTTACTCTCAGATAAATCGATCGAACCTAAACTATTTAATTTCAAATTGTTTCCATAAAATTAAGGCATCTTCTCCAGTACTTTTATAATATTTTTTGCGTCTTCCTGCTTCTTTAAAACCAAATTTTTCATATAAACTCAAGGCTTTGATATTATTTTCTCCCACTTCTAAAGTCGCTCTTTCTAAAGATTTATTTTGCGCTTCTTTTAATAATTTAGTTAATAATAATTTACCAAAACCTTGCCCTTGAAAATCTGGATGAATCGCTAAAATAGTTAAATGTGCCTCCTCAAGAATTGACCAAAAACAACCTAAACCAATCACTTTTTCGGTATTATTAATATCAATAGTTAGAACTAATAAACAACTATTAGGGCTTTCTATTTCTCTTTTATAACCGTCTAAACTCCATAAACCGCCAAAACAAAGATGATCTAATTCTAAGACTTGATCTAGTTCTTTTTTGGTTAAATTCTTTATATTAATTATTTCTAAACTCATATAAGTTAAGTATTAAATATTAACGAAGGATGATGTTTTTCTGTGCATTATCTCGGTTAATTTTTTAGCTATTTATTAATTTATATAATCCATTCGGAAGTTCGATCGCCCAAATCAAGGGAAAAACTAACGGCTTTACCCAAGCGTGGGCGACTTTTGGCTTCTTGAATACCATTTTCCACCTGAGAAATGACTCCCCAAGAGGTGATATAGTTGGCGATTTCGTCTAAATGTAGAAGATACTCTGATTCATTCCAATGAAAGGAGGCTTGTTCTAAATATTTCCACATTACCTGAAAATAGATTTTATCCTTAATATTGATCACTTGAATATCATAGGAATATCCCCATTTATTGAAAATTAATTCTCTTAATTCTTTTCCTGTCATAAATAGACTTCTCCAAAGATATATTTTGACCTTTTTTGTGGTTTTTTCCCTTTTGCTCTTTGTTCCTTCGTTTCAATTAAAATATAGAAACATTTTACCTCATAAGGGTAGAAATTACAATAGATAATTTTGGTTCTGTTAAAGATTCTTTAGTTTCTTCATCGATAATATTTTTTGATGATAAAATAAATTATCTCATTATCTATTTTCAAGTTAAATTGACTTTTTTTATTGATAGCTAAAATTGCCCTATTCGGAGGTTTAATTACGGTGATTATTTTCACAATAAATTCTTGCTCCAGCCCATTGTAATTTTTCTCGTAAAGTTTTATAAAATGAATGTGCTTCCCTTAAAATAATAAATTGGGCTTGACATTGTGCCATACTTATACTTACCCATTGTCCGGGCCAAATAGAGGTAGCTAATACTCCATCCATCCATAGTTTATTATTCAATTCGTAATCTCCCAGTGTCCATATACTTACAACCGATCGAGGAGGTAATAATAAAGGGCGACTAGATAAACTCAAAGGACATATGGGGGTAACAGCGATCGCACTCATCCCCGGATGTATAATCGGGCCACTAGCAGAAGCAGTATAACAGGTTGAACCCGTAGGAGTAGAAACGATTAAACCATCACCATGATACTGATCTACTACTTCTCCATCCACTTCCATTTCAAGGATAGCTGTGGGCATTCTATCCAAACAAGCAGGTTTAACACACATCTCATTTAAGCAAAAAAATCGATCGCTCACTGCTTCAATATCATTTTTATTTCTCTCCCATATTTGCGCTTCCAACATCATGCGCCTTTCTACGGCATATAAATCATTTTCAAGACGATACCACAGGTTTTCTGTATCCTGAAAAAGACTAAAAGGTTCAGTTAAAAATCCTAAATGTCCTCCCACATTAACCGCTAAAATGGGGATATTTTCTGGGGATAAATGACGGGCTGCAGCTAAAATTGTCCCGTCTCCCCCTAATATAATACCAAGATCGATCGACTGAGTAGCAGAAGCCAAAAATACAGGATAAGGATTATCTTTAAAACCACTAGGACCTAATAATACCTTACAATCACGGGCTTCCAACTCTTTAGCACATCTTTCCGCCCATGCTTTACTATCCCTATCCCCAGCTTTATAGGCAATAATTACTTGTTTTAACCGCACGATTTTTCTAATCTAATTTTTTTTATTTTATCCTAATGGGAAAAATCTCAACTTTGGATTTTTGGTAAAATGACGAAGTCTTAAATTGATTAAAGATTGAGACTGATTTTAGGATACAATACAAGGTTGCTCACTAAATTTAAAATTTTATACAGAGGTAATTTATAATGGCTCAAATGTATTATGATAATGATGCCAATTTAGATTTATTTACTAATAAAACTGTTGCAATTATCGGTTATGGTTCTCAAGGTCATGCCCATGCTTTAAACTTAAAAGAAAGCGGTGTTAATGTCATTGTCGGACTTTATGAAGGTAGCAAATCTAAACCCCAAGCAGAATCTGCCGGTTTAAAAGTTCACACCGTGGCTGAGGCTTCCTCCCTTGCTGACTGGATCATGATTTTATTACCAGACGAAGTTCAACGTACTGTTTACGAAAAAGAAATCGCACCCTATTTGACGAAAGGAAAAGTATTATCTTTTGCTCATGGTTTTAACATTCATTTTGGGCAAATCGTACCCCCTGCAGATGTTGATGTGGTAATGGTAGCACCAAAAGGACCCGGTCATTTAGTTAGACGTACTTACGAACAAGGACAAGGTGTACCTGCTTTATTTGCGGTTTATCAAGATGCTACTGGTAATGCTCGTAATTTAGCCATGGCTTATGCTAAAGGTATTGGTGGCACTCGTGCTGGTATTCTGGAAACTAGCTTCAGAGAAGAAACCGAAACGGATTTATTTGGTGAACAAGCTGTATTATGTGGTGGTTTATCTGAGTTAATCAAAGCGGGTTTTGATACTTTAGTTTCCGCTGGTTATCAACCTGAGTTAGCTTATTTTGAATGTCTCCACGAAGTTAAATTAATCGTTGATTTAATTGTAGAAGGCGGTTTAGCTAAGATGCGCAATAGTATCTCTAATACGGCTGAATATGGTGATTATACCAGAGGACCTAGAGTTATTACCGATGATACCCGTGCGGAAATGAAAAAAATCCTCACGGAAATTCAATCTGGACAATTTGCTAGAGAATTTGTGTTAGAAAATCAAGCTGGTAAACCCGGTTTTACTGCGATGCGTCGTCGTGAAGCTGAACAAACTATCGAAGAAGTGGGTAAGGATTTACGCGCTATGTTTAGTTGGTTGAAAAAATAATCCCAAGGTTTTAGGTGTTAGGTTTTAGGTAATAAGAATACTATGAAAAAATTACTAATTTTCCTCATTACTTTTTATCGTCGCTTCATTTCTCCTCTATTCCCTCCTAGTTGTCGGTTTATACCAACTTGTTCTCAATATGCTTTAGAGGCGATCGAGCGTCATGGTACAATCAAGGGTAGTTGTTTGAGTGTGCGCAGAGTTTGCCGTTGTCATCCTTTTCATCAAGGTGGTTATGATCCTGTTCCTTCATTATCGGATAATTTGACTTCTTTGCTCGATGGAGATTAAATAGTAGTAGAGTTGTTACACCCTACTTTCTTTTTTTCTCACGCAAAGACGCAAAGGCACAAAGAAATACTATTCTTCTGTTTCTTCTTCCTCAGTAGGGTAAACAAAACTATTGGATTTACCACTTAATACCGATTTACCTAATGCTAATGCTCTTTGGGCTTGTAATTCCGCTTTTTTAATCCAATGCGCTCGACGTTGATTTCTTTTCGATTTAGATGTTTTCTTCTTAGGTACTGCCATGAATTTTTATATAATATTTTGATTATTGGACAATTTTACTATTCTAACCTGATTCGATCGATACTGACAATATTAACATCTTAAAAGATAAAATAAGATATTTGACTAACGAAGAAGGAACAAAAACCGATGTTTTAGTGCCATTAGCTATCTGGAATAATCATCAGGAAGTTTCGCTTTTTAATTCCAGGGGAGAATCACCTGATTTAGAGGATTTTTTCCCACGAAAACATGATTTTATTTTAGCTAAAACTTTCTCTTGATCAATGGGTTTTCCTAAAAAACCACTCGCCCCTACCAGTTTACTTCTCACTCGATCGATCATACCATCATTACTGGTTAAAATAATAATTGGGGTATCTTTTAACGAAGAAACTCGACGAATTTGCGAACAAATTTCATAACCATTAACAATAGGCATGATTAAGTCTAAAAAAATTAAATCAGGCTTTCTTTTGAGAATTTCTGGTAAGGCTTTTAAAGGGTTTTGAATAGAGATATATTGATAACCAGCTTCTGTTACAATATGTTCCATAATTTGACAAACTTGGAGGCTATCGTCCACACAAAGTATCAATTGTTGATGAGTTGTTTTAGTTATTTTATAGTCATGATTAGTAACTCCAATTAAAGTGATTTCTACAGATTGATCTTTTATTTCTACTAAAGAAATTAGCCCCTGTTCAAAATAAGGTTTTAACCAAAGAGTTAGTTTAATAATAGTTAAATTTAATTTGTCTGCTAATTCTATTAAGGGAAATTTTCCATTTAATAAAGATACTAATTTGCTATAAGTATTTTCTTTTCCTTTAAATTTTTGTTTTAATAAAAGAGGATTTTTAATAACTGGGGCATAATTGGGACTAAAAGAAGTTAAACCAAAGTTTTCCCATTGTTGCCACTGAGGCTCAACGGCTGTTAATACTGTTTCTATTTTTAATAATGTAATCGATACTTTTAAGCCTGACTCCTCAGAAAAATTATCTTCTACTACCACCAAATCATAACTAAGTTTTTCTTGATTTTCTGCTTGATAAAGATCAAATAATATTTGTTTTATTCTCTCATTAATTAAACATAAAGCCTGTTCTTTTGTAATTAAAAATCTTTGCAATAAAGACACCATTAAATAATAATTCCAACACTCAAATTTTTTAGCTTTATTAATATCAATAAAATGATGATCTAAATGAGGACAATATTTATTTAATAACCTTTCCCATGCTCTATAAGGATGATAACCTCCATCCGCCCAAATTAAACGACTTAGACAAAAATACAATCGCCATTCTTTTCCTTTGCTATTTTTAATGTCTATTCTGCCTGTAAACTTTTTTCCTTGGAGGGATTGCAGTTTTTGTTTTAGTACTCCTGAACTACTCATTGTTTCCCCTTGATGTTCTCACTTAAGTATATCCTCTTTTCGTCATCAACTATGAATTTCATCATCTACAATTTAACGAAAAAATTTTGCTGATTTTCAGTTTACTCTTCAGTTACTCTAAAATAATCTCAATTAGCTATACAATTTATTGATGTTGATCAGGTGTATAGTTATTCTTGATCAGACGATCGAGATTATCGATTAGACTTCTTGCAGAAGTTGAGTAATGAGTAATGAGTAATAAGTTAAGAAATTTATGTTTTTCACCCTAAAATAGATTTTACTTTTTATTTTGCACTCGTGTCTATTATTATTATTTTAGTTCGATCGAACATTTTTATTTCTATGTTATTTTAGAGTAGAAAAGATCAGAAAAAATAAATTTGTTGACTTTCTTAATAAACACAAAAAGCAGTAAGGGTGTTAGGTTAAATTAAAATGATTAAGACTCTGTTATTTTGAGTGTGATAAATTGTTTCTAAATCAATATATGTTAAATAAAGAGTGTTGTGTTGTCACTGCCAAACAAATGCAGGAAATTGAAAACCGAATGTTTGCGCAAGAAATGCCCGTAGCTAGTTTGATGGAAAAAGCAGGTTTATTCTCCACTCAAAAAATTGTTGAAGAATATCCTCAAAATCAATATAAAAAAGTAGGATTTATCATCGGTTGTGGACATAATGGAGGAGATGGTTTAGTTATTGCTAGGGAATTGTGGCTACAAGGTTACGAAGTTTGGTTATATACTCCCCTAGCTGACAAGTCAAAGGAGTTAACACAACAACATTTACACTATGCAAAGTTTTTAAATTTGCCTTTTGTCACTACCATTGAAGAATTAAAAAATTGTCATGTCATTATCGATTGTCTGTTTGGTTTTGGCTTAAATCGTCACATTAGCCACTCTTTAGCGGATGATGTCACTTTAGTTAATCAATGGCAAAAACCGATAGTTAGTATCGACATTCCCTCTGGGATTCATACC
This window contains:
- a CDS encoding DUF3067 family protein, with the protein product MTGKELRELIFNKWGYSYDIQVINIKDKIYFQVMWKYLEQASFHWNESEYLLHLDEIANYITSWGVISQVENGIQEAKSRPRLGKAVSFSLDLGDRTSEWII
- a CDS encoding NAD(+) kinase, with the protein product MRLKQVIIAYKAGDRDSKAWAERCAKELEARDCKVLLGPSGFKDNPYPVFLASATQSIDLGIILGGDGTILAAARHLSPENIPILAVNVGGHLGFLTEPFSLFQDTENLWYRLENDLYAVERRMMLEAQIWERNKNDIEAVSDRFFCLNEMCVKPACLDRMPTAILEMEVDGEVVDQYHGDGLIVSTPTGSTCYTASASGPIIHPGMSAIAVTPICPLSLSSRPLLLPPRSVVSIWTLGDYELNNKLWMDGVLATSIWPGQWVSISMAQCQAQFIILREAHSFYKTLREKLQWAGARIYCENNHRN
- a CDS encoding response regulator — translated: MSSSGVLKQKLQSLQGKKFTGRIDIKNSKGKEWRLYFCLSRLIWADGGYHPYRAWERLLNKYCPHLDHHFIDINKAKKFECWNYYLMVSLLQRFLITKEQALCLINERIKQILFDLYQAENQEKLSYDLVVVEDNFSEESGLKVSITLLKIETVLTAVEPQWQQWENFGLTSFSPNYAPVIKNPLLLKQKFKGKENTYSKLVSLLNGKFPLIELADKLNLTIIKLTLWLKPYFEQGLISLVEIKDQSVEITLIGVTNHDYKITKTTHQQLILCVDDSLQVCQIMEHIVTEAGYQYISIQNPLKALPEILKRKPDLIFLDLIMPIVNGYEICSQIRRVSSLKDTPIIILTSNDGMIDRVRSKLVGASGFLGKPIDQEKVLAKIKSCFRGKKSSKSGDSPLELKSETS
- the rpmF gene encoding 50S ribosomal protein L32; amino-acid sequence: MAVPKKKTSKSKRNQRRAHWIKKAELQAQRALALGKSVLSGKSNSFVYPTEEEETEE
- a CDS encoding ATP-binding protein; this translates as MVKIFSPKQQNPNFLSNKLIGIDEQKKILEAFCNFVWSQDWQEQSKTLHFMSTILLYGPPGTGKTSLLKEVANNFEINGIKYYRESLDLLVDKELGETSKAIKELFEQIIEQGKCGKKVFLQLDDIDSVLSSRFMSNESSGVRRGVNTFLIQLDELLQIDFEYTPVIAATTNMFSNLDSAIKRRFSLKIKVDPILNRIQLEDLLSPIEKIIGSQLQIDYDLIESITKEKKFTPYDIILVMQKLFLNSLIGNEIQFQQFIDELNSSESSKVSFEKQEQAYSLLQ
- the ilvC gene encoding ketol-acid reductoisomerase; protein product: MAQMYYDNDANLDLFTNKTVAIIGYGSQGHAHALNLKESGVNVIVGLYEGSKSKPQAESAGLKVHTVAEASSLADWIMILLPDEVQRTVYEKEIAPYLTKGKVLSFAHGFNIHFGQIVPPADVDVVMVAPKGPGHLVRRTYEQGQGVPALFAVYQDATGNARNLAMAYAKGIGGTRAGILETSFREETETDLFGEQAVLCGGLSELIKAGFDTLVSAGYQPELAYFECLHEVKLIVDLIVEGGLAKMRNSISNTAEYGDYTRGPRVITDDTRAEMKKILTEIQSGQFAREFVLENQAGKPGFTAMRRREAEQTIEEVGKDLRAMFSWLKK
- the yidD gene encoding membrane protein insertion efficiency factor YidD, with the protein product MKKLLIFLITFYRRFISPLFPPSCRFIPTCSQYALEAIERHGTIKGSCLSVRRVCRCHPFHQGGYDPVPSLSDNLTSLLDGD
- the rimI gene encoding ribosomal protein S18-alanine N-acetyltransferase, producing the protein MSLEIINIKNLTKKELDQVLELDHLCFGGLWSLDGYKREIESPNSCLLVLTIDINNTEKVIGLGCFWSILEEAHLTILAIHPDFQGQGFGKLLLTKLLKEAQNKSLERATLEVGENNIKALSLYEKFGFKEAGRRKKYYKSTGEDALILWKQFEIK